A DNA window from Hemiscyllium ocellatum isolate sHemOce1 chromosome 48, sHemOce1.pat.X.cur, whole genome shotgun sequence contains the following coding sequences:
- the bmp10 gene encoding bone morphogenetic protein 10, whose protein sequence is MWRCLSFWLLGTVFSLTASNPIDTRADLSQAQNTYLLGDDQLQNEETADFSNLLAKIKADFLKSLNLSASPGLPGQRPQPPEYMLDLYNRFANDRTARPSSNVIRSFKSEGLSVGNQTDSLRIHDLLFNVSVPPHEEITMAELRLFTLVNMDQRTYQRVERKVTIYEVNSQHDERTGNGSTLKKLAERQLPGRASNWETFDLTEAVMRWSKVDSTTHRLEMHIESVETEKQNEGSLDIDMKPETNHVPLLIVFSDDRNSIKKEAIEELEQMIDHEKDVAFQSFNRETFSLSEETLLQRQSNMLYDTSSRIRRSAKGSYCKRSPLYVEFKDIGWDSWIIAPSGYEAYECKGFCYYPLTEQVTPTKHAIVQTLVNLRNPKMAAKACCVPTKLDPISILYVDNAGAVTYKFKYEGMVVAECGCR, encoded by the exons ATGTGGAGATGTTTGTCCTTTTGGCTGCTGGGCACTGTGTTCAGTCTCACAGCCAGCAACCCCATAGACACCAGGGCAGACCTGAGCCAAGCACAGAACACTTACCTGCTGGGGGATGATCAACTCCAGAATGAAGAGACCGCTGACTTCAGTAACCTGCTGGCCAAGATCAAAGCGGACTTCCTCAAATCCCTGAATCTCTCAGCAAGCCCGGGGCTCCCAGGTCAGAGACCACAGCCTCCTGAGTACATGCTGGACCTCTACAACAGGTTCGCCAACGACAGAACCGCCAGACCGTCCTCCAACGTGATCAGGAGCTTCAAGAGTGAAG GCCTTTCAGTGGGCAACCAAACGGATAGTTTGAGGATCCATGATCTGCTCTTCAATGTGTCAGTTCCTCCCCATGAGGAAATCACCATGGCTGAACTCCGCCTCTTCACCTTGGTCAACATGGATCAGAGAACATACCAGAGAGTGGAGAGGAAAGTCACCATCTATGAAGTGAACAGCCAGCACGATGAGAGGACAGGTAATGGCTCCACCCTCAAGAAGTTAGCTGAAAGACAATTACCTGGCAGAGCCAGCAACTGGGAGACGTTTGATCTGACCGAAGCGGTGATGAGATGGTCCAAGGTGGATAGTACCACTCACCGGCTAGAGATGCATATCGAAAGTGTAGAAACTGAAAAGCAGAATGAGGGAAGCCTGGACATTGACATGAAGCCAGAGACAAACCATGTGCCCTTGCTGATTGTCTTTTCTGATGACAGAAACAGCATCAAGAAAGAGGCGATTGAGGAGTTGGAGCAGATGATTGACCATGAGAAAGATGTGGCCTTCCAGAGTTTCAACAGGGAAACCTTCAGCTTGAGTGAAGAAACCTTGCTGCAGAGACAATCAAACATGCTGTATGACACTTCCTCCAGGATCCGCAGGAGTGCGAAAGGCAGCTACTGCAAAAGGAGCCCCCTCTACGTTGAGTTTAAGGACATTGGCTGGGACTCCTGGATCATAGCCCCATCAGGGTATGAAGCATATGAGTGCAAAGGCTTCTGCTACTACCCACTGACTGAGCAAGTCACCCCGACGAAGCATGCGATTGTTCAGACACTGGTCAATCTCCGGAACCCCAAAATGGCAGCCAAGGCTTGTTGTGTACCCACTAAACTGGACCCCATCTCCATCCTGTATGTGGATAATGCAGGTGCAGTCACCTATAAGTTCAAATATGAAGGGATGGTGGTGGCTGAGTGTGGTTGCAGATAG